From the genome of Venturia canescens isolate UGA chromosome 11, ASM1945775v1, whole genome shotgun sequence:
AATTAAATCGAGGCAACAACCAACTCGAACGGACACATTCAACCAGTGGATTTATAGTCGTAAGGAATGGCTGTACTGCACATCACCAATGGATAAATAAACTTCGATGCTTTTATAAACTCATGCTCACTCGTCACTTTATTTAGCTTCCGGCTTTTTTTCAAccagttttttcaatatttataaattcacCGGAACAATCATGCAGAATCCTCGCATCAATTACTCATTCAATCTTTTGCTAATAGCTAAACTTTATTCAAACTCAACTCCAAAATTGGagcgaaaatttaaaaaattaattttttttaatagaaactttgcttcaaattcaaatttaatttttattccaatataaagtgaaatatataaataaaagaaatattaatagaaaaaaataaatagagaATTTGAATGGCATGATCGTTGGATAAAAAGATTGCGAGCCACGAAATCGAGCCTTTCTGTTCGTATGGGAATCTCGTTGATGGCTTCGCCATTCGTGTTCATTGTTCGGAGAATTATGGTTGGGGAAGGGATCGAAATCCAGAGCAAAGAAGAAGTTCGAACATGAAATAGGGTCACAGGGCCGGACGTGGTCGAAAAAAGAATATCAAGACTGTGATAACGTATGAATTTTcacagaaaataaaagagtgtgtcaaatattTGGATGATTTGACACGAACGTGCTCCGATTCCCCAATTCGAGCTCTATTTAGGGGTGTGATCGAGAATTCTTCGTTAATCTACTGCGAGTATATAAAGACGAATTTTCAGCATCGAAAGCATGTCAAATTTGTTTCGAGTACTCGAGCAACAAGAAGCAGCAAAAATGAAGCTGAGGACGCTGGTTTTCGTGGCATTGGTCGTGGTTGTTTCAGCCAAACTCAGCGAGGACGACAACGATGGTgagtttgagaaaaagtgtCAGAAGTTCTGCTTCAATTCGACCGAAAAGTTATTAACAATTTTAAAATCAATTGGCTGCACATTTTTTAGTGTTTTTGGCTCATGGGCgatttgaaaatgttgaattgtCTTCGTGACTCTAATCACGTTCTCGAGCAAAAAGTTCCAAGTTGAAAAATCACTGAGCATTGACTCCAGAGTCAATAATTCATGGATGTTGATGACTTTTCTTgctcttttcaatattttcaccaTCTTCGCtcgattctttttttattttaacagGATCGAAAGAATCATTCGTTCAACATTTTCATGGGGACACGAACAAAATTGACTTActctttttgaaataaaaaaaattgacacaatTTCACTTTatgagtgtattttttttattgaatttcttaAAGGAAGctcaaaaaaaatggttgataTTCGTAgaactttttcatgaaaacatgaaCGAAATTGATGGTTTTTCTAATATCTTTttgttcaacattttttccgttttttatttttattttaaggaaaatATTTGTCAACGAACACCGCTTCGAATATGCTACCGTCCCGATTGCTAATTGCTTTTTGAGCTTTTTAAGAGAagctcgaaaaaatatttgttgacATTTGTAGAAGCTTTTCATGAAAACGTGAACGAAGTTGATGGTTTTTCTAATATCTGTTTGTCCACCATTTAAGATGCTCgattatttcaacattttttccttctattttcctattttaaagtaaatttttgttaacgAACATCACTTCGAATGTGCTGCTATCGAGTTTGCTAACTTTTCGTAATGCCTCgactaaaataaatgaaaaacggTTCAGTTTTTTACGGTTGGTGAAAAGTCAGCtcgatattcgaaaaaatgtgagtgacaatcgtttgtttttttggatTCACCAGATTCGTTAGAGTGCGATAGTTGCtcggtgaaaaagttttcgcTCATGGAACTCTTGGACAAAGACTCATCGTCGAAGAAATCGCTCATGAAGTTAATCGCGCTGATGAAAGTTGTCGGTGTTATTGGAATGCCAGCATTGAAAATGCTCGTCGAGGCGAAAATGAAGAGATTGCAAAACAAGCATGGCGAGGCTGGCTATGATCAGTTGGAATACGTGCCAGGCTACGACAGTTTGGGGAACGTCGTTTACTGGGCCCAGAAGAAGGAAGGTTCGCCCTTCCCTTCCATGCTCAAATCAAAATGGCAGCTTTGAAGATCGATTGGGCAAGCGTTTCACAATTTCTCATCCGAATAGTCGCCTCTGTTGTCACTAGCATTTCTATTTTCTCGCTCACACCGAtgtatttttgttaaaaaaatattaaaaagttcTTCCCTCAAAAACCATGTTTTCCGtcgttttctctccctcttcgaTTCCAACCGATCCaggatcgaaaaattctcaaaaaaatcggATCCAGGATTTCGGAAGTGAGGAATTCGgagggggaaaaaatttgtcaagttctaggattttttgaattattgaaaattattgtttttactGTCGATTATTGTTTTCGATGGAGAACGAAAACAGGAAAACTCTGCCAGCTCCGATTACTCGCTTCTCCATCCGAATATCAATCCACGATTAGATCGTGCTCGCCGGAGTTTCATCTTGATTCAAACATTTGATTGAATCCTCAATATTCTTGAAAGTTTCAACATCGTTGTTGATCGGCGTATCGTAGAAGTTTAAATCCTCCGAGGACGTGACGATTTCGATCGGATTTTCCCGGCGTCGGGGCCTTATCGAGGCGCAATCTCGGCGGATCTGTCGTCAAATCTTTTCGCGTTAAGGCACGAGCCACTATCATTGTTGTCAGTATTCTTTATCGAGGAGATGGCGAAGCTGCGGAGGCTCCAAAATTCGTATAAAAAGAGCCTTCCGACCGGAGTTGGCATCAGCGTTTCGAGTCTCGAGTCTCCTATAACTTCGAAGAGAAACCCCCGATAGAAAAATAGTTCAATCGACATGAGGGCGTCACCGGTTATCCTCGTAGCAGCGTTCGTCGTGCTGGCCACGACGGAGGTTTACGGTgagtttcgttgaaaaataactAGTGGAATCCCGAAAAAGACTATTTTAAAcaatttccataaaaaatattcagaaatttgaaaaattttggaaaaacgaattaaaaaaatagaaaaaactgACAATCAAACGGTGGCTTCGTTTCGTTGATTTCCTTCATCGAAGCGCAGTTTACGCTTCCCTTAAATTTCCCTTAAACTCTCGAGAAGTCCCGACGAGCGAACGGCTGAAAGAGTTACTATTTTCGGGCATGTAAACATAAGAAATTCCtcatttttccaaatctttCTTCAGGCAAAGCTCTGCTTGGAGTCAGCGGCGGCGGCAGCGGCAGCGTTGGTGGCAGTAGCTGCAGTTGCGGCGGCGGAAGTGGCTGCGGACACGGTGGCGCTGGCGGCGGCGGTCAGTTGCTCGTAGTGCAAGGCAGCGGTAGTAGCAGCGGCGGAAGTTGCGGTGGTAgcagcggcggcggcggcggcggcggcggcggaggTTGCGGCGGAGGCTGCGGCGGAGGTTGCGGCGGAGGTTGCGGCGGAGGCTGCGGCGGAGGCTGCGGCGGAGGCTGCGGCGGAGGCTGCGGCGGAGGCTGCGGCGGAGGCTGCGGCGGAGGCTGCGGCGGAGGCTGCGGCGGAGGTTGCGGCGGAGGTTGCGGCGGAGGCTGCGGCGGAGGTTGCGGCGGAGGTTGCGGCGGAGGCTGCGGCGGAGGTTCCGGAGGAGGTTCCGGAGGAGGCAGCTCCTATAACTCCTACGGAACCAGATATAGTGCTAACTCGGTCCAGGTGATTCCAATTCCTTCGGGTGGTTCCAGCTGCGGTGGCGGCAGCAGCTGCGGCGGCGGCAGCAGCTGCGGCGGCGGTGGACACACCTCGGGAGTCGGAGGATCGATATTCAAGAAAATATTGGGATGAAACAGAATCATACAATCTGTCGAACCTATTCCTGGAAAAAAGGCTCTGAAATCCACTGTACATATTAAGGGCTCAGGCATCACTTCGCGAACAATAAATTATTCCATAATTTTCATCGtaatttgttgttgttgttttttttattttcgatcgaCTCTCCCTGGTAGCAAGAGACACAGGAAAATTCGCCTTCGAAAAACATGTTGATTGAAGTTTATTTtttagattaaaaaaatttgtttttgtttttttttcattcttattcaataatttttcaattttgtctccttcattcgtttttttatgtttaatttctttgttttttttt
Proteins encoded in this window:
- the LOC122418274 gene encoding loricrin-like, with translation MRASPVILVAAFVVLATTEVYGKALLGVSGGGSGSVGGSSCSCGGGSGCGHGGAGGGGQLLVVQGSGSSSGGSCGGSSGGGGGGGGGGCGGGCGGGCGGGCGGGCGGGCGGGCGGGCGGGCGGGCGGGCGGGCGGGCGGGCGGGCGGGCGGGCGGGCGGGSGGGSGGGSSYNSYGTRYSANSVQVIPIPSGGSSCGGGSSCGGGSSCGGGGHTSGVGGSIFKKILG